A portion of the Oscillospiraceae bacterium genome contains these proteins:
- a CDS encoding penicillin-binding transpeptidase domain-containing protein, giving the protein MQQDSNKKKGKGYRVRPAFARERLNGRTRRVCSILGLAAVVLASAVVVHSLYVIQIRDGAKYRQYAAQQQLLDTTVKATRGEIYDANGITLASTSVVWNIWADPSYSSILYTTSTNDDKTTVRTFDPTMCAEVSQGITLRLLSGDGESLDAVDTSSEEYTQQYQTVYDALSKIDASYVVLATKVNNAVKLSIEDYVSGFNKAHKKGSGADRIGRVSVSTEKSSQRNYPYGAFAAAVLGFTDGEGVGTYGLEKSYQSTLAGVDGRTITRRNAVGNAIADQNATTFAAKDGSNLVLSLDVNVQEIVERYLTEAVAANNVENRGCAIVMNVKTGAILAMASKPDFDPNTPLDYSANLAYLQEQVAAEPELYTIYLRDENDSKKFKLDENGNKIVDPDPDYTGTYRDILWKNKAITELYYPGSVFKVITSAMGLDSGVATMNTTFTCAGAYGVAKQTYHCAGHKAHGTINMADALRQSCNLYYIQLGQRVGSQQFYNYFDAFGFTERTGVDLPSETGLMKYYSANQLGEVQLASSAFGQAMAITPLQMCTAVAAAVNGGYLVTPHVVDKITDTNGNVVEEIGTNIRRQVISESTSDVIRQMMEYEVGNGTGGGKNAYVSGYRIGGKSGTSEQLNMHRRADGDYKKVASFAAVLPADDPEILVYVMLDDPNNARTDYSSILAAPVAGNIISEVAPYLGIATDGEDRSQTTVTVPNLISTEWSNAQVQLNIKGLKHQLMESASDQTAALVTCQYPHAGAKVPYGTTVYLYTDTYDGSLTEVPDVSGKSADFARQMLAAAGLNCVVEGDANGVVQSQSSEVGASVQRGTIVTITCG; this is encoded by the coding sequence ATGCAACAAGATTCCAACAAGAAAAAGGGCAAAGGCTACCGGGTGCGCCCGGCCTTTGCGCGGGAACGGCTCAACGGACGCACCCGGCGCGTGTGCAGCATTCTGGGGCTGGCGGCGGTCGTGCTGGCATCGGCCGTGGTCGTCCACAGCCTGTATGTCATCCAGATCCGGGACGGTGCCAAGTACCGACAGTATGCCGCCCAGCAGCAGCTGCTGGACACCACGGTCAAGGCCACCCGCGGCGAGATCTACGACGCCAACGGCATCACGCTGGCTTCCACCAGCGTGGTGTGGAACATCTGGGCTGACCCCAGCTACAGCAGCATCCTGTACACCACCAGCACCAACGACGATAAAACGACGGTGCGCACATTTGACCCGACCATGTGCGCCGAGGTCAGCCAGGGCATCACCCTGCGGCTGCTCTCCGGCGACGGCGAGAGTCTGGACGCGGTGGACACTTCCTCGGAGGAATACACCCAGCAATACCAGACCGTGTACGATGCACTGTCCAAAATTGATGCCTCCTATGTGGTGCTGGCCACCAAGGTGAACAACGCCGTCAAGCTGTCCATTGAGGATTATGTGTCCGGTTTCAACAAGGCGCACAAAAAGGGCTCCGGCGCAGACCGCATCGGGCGGGTGTCCGTCTCGACGGAAAAGAGCTCTCAGCGCAACTACCCCTACGGAGCCTTTGCGGCTGCCGTGCTGGGCTTTACCGACGGCGAGGGCGTGGGCACCTACGGCCTGGAAAAATCCTACCAGTCCACGCTGGCCGGTGTGGACGGCCGCACCATCACCCGGCGCAACGCGGTGGGCAACGCCATTGCCGACCAGAACGCCACCACCTTTGCCGCCAAGGACGGCTCCAATCTGGTGCTGTCGCTGGACGTGAACGTGCAGGAGATCGTGGAACGCTATCTGACTGAGGCCGTTGCGGCCAACAACGTCGAGAACCGCGGCTGTGCCATCGTGATGAACGTCAAGACCGGTGCGATCCTGGCCATGGCCTCCAAACCGGACTTTGACCCCAACACGCCGCTGGATTACAGCGCCAACCTGGCCTACCTGCAGGAGCAGGTGGCTGCAGAGCCGGAGCTGTACACCATCTACCTCCGGGACGAAAACGACTCGAAGAAGTTCAAGCTGGACGAAAACGGCAACAAGATCGTGGACCCGGACCCGGATTATACCGGCACCTACCGCGATATCCTGTGGAAGAACAAGGCCATCACCGAGCTGTACTACCCCGGCAGTGTGTTCAAGGTCATCACCTCGGCCATGGGTCTGGACTCCGGCGTGGCGACCATGAACACCACCTTTACCTGTGCCGGTGCCTACGGCGTGGCCAAACAGACCTACCACTGCGCAGGCCACAAGGCCCACGGCACCATCAACATGGCCGACGCTCTGCGCCAGAGCTGCAACCTCTACTACATCCAGCTGGGCCAGCGCGTGGGCTCCCAGCAGTTCTACAATTATTTTGACGCCTTTGGCTTTACCGAGCGCACCGGCGTGGACCTGCCCAGCGAGACCGGCCTGATGAAGTATTATTCGGCCAATCAGCTGGGTGAGGTGCAGCTGGCCTCCTCGGCATTCGGCCAGGCCATGGCCATCACGCCGCTGCAGATGTGCACTGCCGTGGCGGCAGCCGTCAACGGCGGCTATCTGGTCACCCCCCATGTGGTGGATAAGATCACCGACACCAACGGCAACGTGGTGGAGGAGATCGGCACCAACATTCGCCGTCAGGTCATCAGCGAGTCCACCAGCGATGTCATCCGCCAGATGATGGAGTACGAGGTGGGCAACGGCACCGGCGGCGGCAAGAACGCCTACGTTTCCGGCTACCGCATCGGCGGCAAGTCCGGCACGTCGGAACAGCTGAACATGCACCGCCGCGCCGACGGTGACTACAAGAAGGTCGCCTCCTTTGCGGCCGTCCTGCCCGCCGACGACCCGGAGATCCTGGTCTATGTGATGCTGGATGACCCCAACAACGCCCGCACCGACTATTCGTCCATTCTGGCTGCTCCTGTGGCCGGCAACATCATCAGCGAGGTGGCCCCCTATCTGGGCATCGCCACCGACGGCGAGGACCGCAGCCAGACCACCGTCACGGTGCCCAACCTGATCAGCACCGAGTGGAGCAATGCGCAGGTGCAGCTGAACATCAAGGGCCTCAAGCACCAGCTGATGGAGTCGGCATCCGACCAGACGGCGGCGCTGGTGACCTGCCAGTACCCCCATGCCGGGGCTAAGGTGCCCTACGGCACCACCGTGTATCTGTATACTGACACCTACGACGGCAGCCTGACCGAGGTGCCGGACGTGTCCGGCAAGAGCGCGGACTTTGCCCGCCAGATGCTGGCGGCCGCCGGGCTGAACTGCGTGGTGGAGGGTGACGCCAATGGCGTGGTCCAGAGCCAGAGCAGTGAGGTGGGGGCCAGCGTCCAGCGCGGTACCATCGTTACCATTACCTGTGGATAA
- a CDS encoding UDP-N-acetylmuramoyl-tripeptide--D-alanyl-D-alanine ligase — protein sequence MEKIHVSKLLAGLMPAGFLTSDPEVELVTTDSREVRPGCIFVAFPGERFDGHDFAAKALEEGAVFVVVNHPVEGVPAEKAILCPDSYHAMMVMGANYRSQYHPKVVGVTGSVGKTTTKQMTYAALCGFGETIKTEGNQNNELGMPRTLMRIGASTEYAVIEMGMSHAGEIDRLARAARPDVGIITCIGVSHIGNLGSQENICKAKLEICNGLPEGAPLVLNYDDKFLRAAKLPTHVRPVWFSMADESADVCALSIRQEKDGMSFVLEDQEEGTFVVKIPAMGKHNVANALAAYCAATRLGCDPRKVIQGLAAFEQTGRRQKVVDSKGVTVIEDCYNANPDSMKAALAMFKEFPCKRRFALLGDMLELGDLSREAHEELGRLAAESDLYCLVTYGEQAKRTAVVAAAKGQKTLHANNYREAADALLNRIQPGDALLVKASRGMALEKALEIFYAEQKDARE from the coding sequence ATGGAAAAGATCCATGTAAGCAAGCTGCTGGCAGGGCTTATGCCTGCCGGCTTCCTCACCAGCGACCCGGAAGTGGAGCTGGTCACCACCGACAGCCGTGAGGTGCGGCCGGGCTGCATCTTTGTAGCCTTTCCCGGCGAGCGGTTCGACGGCCACGACTTTGCGGCCAAAGCACTGGAAGAGGGTGCAGTCTTTGTGGTGGTGAACCACCCGGTGGAGGGCGTCCCGGCCGAAAAAGCCATCCTCTGCCCGGACAGCTACCACGCCATGATGGTGATGGGTGCCAACTACCGCAGCCAGTACCACCCCAAGGTGGTGGGCGTGACCGGCAGCGTGGGCAAGACCACCACCAAGCAGATGACCTACGCGGCCTTGTGCGGCTTTGGCGAGACCATCAAGACCGAGGGCAACCAGAACAACGAGCTGGGCATGCCCCGCACCCTGATGCGCATCGGCGCTTCCACCGAATACGCTGTGATCGAGATGGGCATGAGCCACGCTGGCGAGATCGACCGTCTGGCCCGCGCTGCCCGCCCGGATGTGGGCATCATCACCTGCATCGGCGTGTCCCACATCGGCAATCTGGGCAGTCAGGAGAACATCTGCAAGGCCAAGCTGGAGATCTGCAACGGCCTGCCGGAGGGTGCCCCGCTGGTACTGAACTACGACGACAAGTTCCTGCGGGCGGCAAAGCTGCCCACCCATGTGCGGCCGGTGTGGTTCAGCATGGCCGATGAGAGCGCCGATGTGTGCGCACTGTCCATCCGACAGGAGAAGGACGGCATGAGCTTTGTGCTGGAGGATCAGGAGGAAGGCACTTTTGTGGTCAAGATCCCGGCTATGGGCAAGCACAATGTGGCCAATGCGCTGGCGGCCTACTGCGCCGCCACCCGTCTGGGCTGCGATCCCCGCAAGGTGATCCAGGGCCTGGCCGCCTTTGAGCAGACCGGCCGCCGCCAGAAGGTGGTGGACAGCAAGGGCGTGACTGTCATTGAGGACTGCTACAACGCCAACCCCGACAGCATGAAGGCCGCTCTGGCCATGTTCAAGGAGTTCCCCTGCAAGCGCCGCTTTGCTCTGCTGGGCGATATGCTGGAGCTGGGCGACCTGAGCCGCGAGGCCCACGAGGAGCTGGGCCGTCTGGCCGCTGAGAGCGACCTGTACTGTCTGGTGACCTATGGCGAACAGGCCAAGCGCACCGCCGTGGTGGCCGCCGCCAAGGGGCAAAAGACCCTGCACGCCAACAACTACCGCGAGGCAGCGGATGCCCTGCTCAACCGCATCCAGCCCGGTGACGCCCTGCTGGTGAAAGCCAGCCGCGGCATGGCGCTGGAAAAGGCACTGGAAATTTTCTACGCAGAGCAGAAAGATGCCAGAGAATAA
- a CDS encoding glycosyl transferase family 4 — translation MIRFALIVASTLGFVLTAALGNFMAPLLQELERFRPQEQQEPQTPVQSRVPALGGLCLMVSTLAAVGVGWTAACIAQPTLLGSESQLMTRLLIALFGAQAFGAIGLADDAARLRSRAQLGLRRLPRLALEAAAAAAVLVLLAVNGCLPTGLQLPGAGYVELGGAAPVLWGLVLVALAECARTADGADGTVCGTAFAAMLGLMMLETRLGWFPLAVLPAALAGALLAFLLWNFPPAKLRPGSCGCLYLAGVLGCVPLCIGYAELSIPLALPFWAEGGMVLLQILYHRITGRPLFRAAPLHRWLEARGAGPVTVFYWLCALGVCGLALALAFVR, via the coding sequence ATGATTCGTTTCGCCTTGATCGTCGCGTCAACACTGGGCTTTGTGCTGACGGCGGCGCTCGGCAATTTTATGGCACCGCTGCTGCAGGAGCTGGAACGCTTCCGGCCGCAGGAACAGCAGGAGCCGCAGACCCCGGTGCAGAGCCGGGTGCCCGCGCTGGGCGGCCTGTGCCTGATGGTGAGCACACTGGCTGCCGTAGGCGTGGGCTGGACGGCGGCCTGCATCGCACAGCCCACGCTGCTGGGCAGCGAGAGCCAGCTGATGACCCGGCTGCTGATCGCGCTGTTCGGTGCACAGGCTTTCGGGGCCATCGGGCTGGCGGATGACGCCGCCCGCCTGCGCAGCCGCGCACAGCTTGGCCTGCGGCGTCTGCCCCGCCTTGCACTGGAAGCCGCCGCTGCGGCAGCGGTGCTGGTGCTGCTGGCAGTGAACGGCTGCCTGCCCACCGGCCTGCAGCTGCCCGGTGCGGGCTATGTGGAGCTGGGCGGCGCAGCCCCGGTGCTGTGGGGACTTGTGCTGGTGGCGCTGGCAGAATGTGCCCGTACCGCCGACGGAGCCGACGGCACCGTGTGCGGCACGGCCTTTGCGGCCATGCTGGGCCTCATGATGCTGGAAACACGGCTGGGCTGGTTCCCGCTGGCGGTGCTGCCGGCAGCACTGGCCGGGGCACTGCTGGCCTTTCTGCTGTGGAATTTTCCGCCCGCAAAGCTGCGCCCGGGCAGCTGCGGCTGCCTGTATCTGGCCGGGGTGCTGGGCTGCGTGCCGCTGTGCATCGGGTATGCAGAGTTGAGCATCCCGCTGGCTCTGCCCTTCTGGGCAGAGGGCGGCATGGTGCTTTTGCAGATCCTGTACCACCGCATCACCGGGCGGCCGCTGTTCCGGGCGGCTCCGCTGCACCGCTGGCTGGAAGCCCGGGGCGCGGGCCCGGTCACGGTATTTTACTGGCTGTGTGCGCTCGGCGTATGCGGCCTGGCGCTTGCCCTGGCCTTTGTGCGCTGA
- a CDS encoding FtsW/RodA/SpoVE family cell cycle protein, protein MATIRKKRKEPVSVFQRDPGPWSRLLINWLATLAVIMVFGLVMLFSASYTTGYLRMGDSFHYIKQQALCMLIGLGCMFAMSYVDHRFLRKMVVPGYLIVLAMLAVTLTMAPLNGCRRWIRFGGFTLQSSEVAKFEMILLCSSLAAKAPQVEKLSPGKMVIMNFREWLHVRVWKQLVIPVLPLIPVIALLALEPHMSGIVLTVAVVGTILLLSGSGGILTWVGAGTAGLMLETLLSHVDSIPYLQDRLDGWTQDLSKMTDQTVQSLYAIGSGGLTGLGLGNSVEKQLWLPESTNDFIFSVVCEELGFVGAVLIIVLFVLFIVQGLWIAYRAENLYCTMVGIGIMAQIAWQVFCNIAVVTNTLPNTGISLPFFSSGGTSLILLLAEMGVMVNIGRNGERAAQQREALRAQHEAAKAEQEAARREKTIVLADARAARAEQ, encoded by the coding sequence ATGGCAACCATCCGCAAAAAAAGAAAAGAACCGGTCTCGGTGTTCCAGCGGGACCCGGGGCCGTGGTCGCGGCTGCTGATCAACTGGCTGGCCACGCTGGCGGTGATTATGGTGTTTGGTTTGGTCATGCTGTTCAGCGCCAGCTACACCACCGGTTATCTGCGCATGGGCGACAGCTTCCATTACATCAAGCAGCAGGCGCTGTGCATGCTCATTGGTCTGGGCTGCATGTTCGCCATGAGCTATGTGGACCACCGCTTCCTGCGCAAGATGGTGGTGCCGGGGTACCTCATCGTGCTGGCCATGCTGGCGGTCACCCTGACCATGGCCCCGCTGAACGGGTGCCGCCGCTGGATCCGCTTTGGCGGGTTCACGCTGCAGTCCTCGGAGGTGGCAAAATTTGAGATGATCCTGCTGTGCTCCAGCCTCGCGGCCAAGGCACCGCAGGTGGAAAAGCTGAGCCCCGGTAAGATGGTGATCATGAACTTCCGGGAGTGGCTGCATGTCCGGGTGTGGAAGCAGCTGGTGATCCCGGTGCTGCCGCTGATCCCGGTGATCGCGCTGCTGGCGCTGGAACCACACATGTCCGGCATCGTGCTGACGGTGGCCGTGGTGGGCACCATCCTGCTGTTGTCCGGCAGCGGCGGCATCCTGACCTGGGTGGGTGCCGGTACGGCGGGCCTCATGCTGGAAACGCTGCTGTCCCATGTGGACTCCATCCCGTATCTGCAGGACCGTCTGGACGGCTGGACCCAGGACCTGAGCAAGATGACCGACCAGACCGTGCAGAGCCTGTACGCCATCGGTTCCGGCGGGCTGACCGGCCTGGGGCTGGGCAACAGTGTGGAAAAACAGCTCTGGCTGCCCGAGAGCACCAACGACTTCATCTTCAGCGTGGTGTGTGAGGAGCTGGGCTTTGTGGGCGCGGTGCTCATCATCGTGCTGTTTGTGCTGTTCATCGTGCAGGGGCTATGGATCGCCTACCGGGCCGAAAACCTCTACTGCACGATGGTGGGCATCGGCATCATGGCACAGATCGCCTGGCAGGTGTTCTGCAACATCGCAGTGGTCACCAACACCCTGCCCAACACCGGCATCAGCCTGCCCTTCTTCTCGTCGGGCGGCACCAGCCTGATCCTGCTGCTGGCCGAGATGGGCGTGATGGTGAACATCGGCCGCAACGGCGAGCGGGCGGCCCAGCAGCGGGAAGCGCTGCGCGCCCAGCACGAGGCCGCAAAGGCCGAGCAGGAAGCTGCCCGCAGAGAAAAGACCATTGTTCTGGCCGACGCACGGGCGGCCCGGGCAGAACAGTAA
- the murG gene encoding undecaprenyldiphospho-muramoylpentapeptide beta-N-acetylglucosaminyltransferase produces the protein MRVLIAAGGTAGHINPALAIAGALKKADPTAEIHFAGRKEGMEYRLVTQAGYPFHHIEITGFQRKLSLHNIKRNIVTLWNLALSGPKAKAIMKEVQPDLVIGCGGYVSGPVVRCAAKMGIHTALHEQNAFPGVTNKLLAPDVDIVFAAVPAAVEKLGAPQKTIVVGNPVRPEVFTQAKNRDAIRAQLGAGDRTVILSFGGSLGARRVNEVVGDLCAWEQHEHKPVLHLHATGQYGVQLFKDLEQQKGFAEGDSLVVKEYINNMPELLAAADLVISRAGALTLAELEAVGRAAVLIPSPNVAENHQYYNAMELQKAGAAVVIEEKDLTGEKLVQTVSEMLTQPGKLAEMGRNARSLSVDDSLDRIAAALLELVKKA, from the coding sequence ATGCGTGTTCTGATCGCTGCCGGCGGTACGGCCGGCCATATCAACCCCGCACTTGCTATTGCAGGTGCCCTGAAAAAAGCAGACCCCACCGCCGAGATCCACTTTGCCGGCCGCAAGGAGGGCATGGAGTACCGTCTGGTGACCCAGGCGGGCTACCCCTTCCACCACATCGAGATCACCGGCTTTCAGCGCAAGCTGTCGCTGCACAACATCAAACGAAATATCGTCACCCTGTGGAATCTGGCCCTCTCCGGCCCCAAGGCCAAGGCCATCATGAAGGAGGTCCAGCCGGACCTGGTCATCGGCTGCGGCGGCTATGTGTCCGGCCCGGTGGTGCGCTGCGCCGCAAAGATGGGCATCCACACTGCGCTGCATGAGCAGAACGCCTTCCCTGGTGTGACCAACAAGCTGTTGGCCCCGGATGTGGACATCGTGTTTGCCGCGGTGCCCGCCGCTGTGGAAAAGCTGGGGGCGCCGCAAAAGACCATCGTGGTGGGCAACCCGGTGCGCCCGGAGGTGTTCACCCAGGCAAAGAACCGCGACGCCATCCGCGCCCAGTTGGGGGCAGGGGACCGCACGGTCATCCTTTCCTTCGGCGGCAGCCTGGGTGCCCGCCGGGTCAATGAAGTGGTGGGTGACCTGTGCGCCTGGGAGCAGCACGAGCACAAGCCGGTGCTACACCTGCACGCCACCGGCCAGTACGGTGTGCAGCTGTTCAAGGACCTGGAACAGCAGAAGGGCTTTGCGGAGGGCGACAGCCTTGTGGTGAAGGAATACATCAACAACATGCCGGAGCTGCTGGCAGCAGCAGACCTGGTCATCAGCCGTGCCGGTGCCCTGACGCTGGCTGAGCTGGAGGCTGTGGGCCGTGCCGCCGTGCTCATCCCCAGCCCCAATGTGGCCGAGAACCACCAGTACTACAACGCCATGGAGCTGCAGAAGGCCGGGGCCGCTGTGGTCATCGAAGAAAAGGACCTGACCGGCGAAAAGCTGGTGCAGACCGTCTCGGAGATGCTGACCCAGCCCGGCAAGCTGGCCGAGATGGGCCGCAATGCCCGCAGCCTGTCGGTGGACGACAGCCTGGACCGCATTGCAGCAGCCCTGCTGGAGCTTGTGAAGAAGGCCTGA
- a CDS encoding FtsQ-type POTRA domain-containing protein produces MQQYGNNGRPYDQNRDSLRSSGSSQRTTPPNDGASDTSRYGFNGEPLSRPPARTANGTVRRTRTDNSIEFPTQPRPVRDTGSTARRPAGQRSTAQRPRSSGGQNRRPAQRPANRNGRPAQNSRSAARQQQQGQGYNKNQKLRPAPQRDAQRREGRKKRRLTRAAIRRRRRLRRLATFGLLLCVIGIGMYLTVTMLFRISAIQVQTADGTQVTEIAGYSADSILQTLGVQVEENIFSFDSGAKAAELERQYPLLESIRVVRDYPNTVVVQVTEATPTYAVQAGSSWLTLSDKFKILSADPAQPDGLCTLYGGEATTAAPGEQLSFAAPEADSTASTSAASDGSASGVVDEADAKMSALATLQTKLDEYGMRSDVTRIEFADTEQIAFLYQDRISVLLGTLNDLDYKLDRARYMLNNEDGKGCAATDTGRLDFSHVSAGSTRKIYFAQGDPVLPSGYVVPEKVEPETPEETADSSLTDEEAPQAAPAADTAQEEPALTDPARMTANEDENPM; encoded by the coding sequence ATGCAGCAATACGGCAATAACGGGCGTCCCTATGACCAGAACCGGGATTCGCTGCGTTCCTCTGGGTCTTCGCAGAGAACCACGCCCCCGAATGACGGGGCAAGCGATACCAGCCGCTATGGCTTCAACGGGGAGCCGCTGAGCCGCCCGCCGGCCCGCACGGCCAACGGTACGGTGCGGCGCACCCGGACCGACAACAGCATCGAGTTCCCCACCCAGCCGCGCCCGGTGCGGGACACCGGCAGCACCGCCCGCCGCCCTGCCGGGCAGAGGAGCACCGCGCAGCGGCCCCGCAGCAGCGGCGGGCAGAACCGCCGCCCGGCCCAGCGTCCTGCGAACCGGAACGGCCGGCCTGCGCAGAACAGCCGGTCTGCCGCCCGCCAGCAACAGCAGGGACAGGGTTACAACAAAAACCAGAAGCTGCGCCCCGCTCCGCAGCGGGACGCACAGCGCCGGGAAGGCCGCAAAAAGCGCCGCCTGACCCGTGCCGCCATCCGTCGGCGGCGGAGGCTCCGCCGTCTGGCAACATTTGGGCTGTTGCTGTGCGTCATCGGGATCGGTATGTACCTCACGGTGACCATGCTGTTCCGCATCAGCGCCATTCAGGTGCAGACGGCGGATGGCACCCAGGTGACCGAGATCGCCGGGTACTCCGCCGACAGCATCCTGCAGACACTGGGGGTGCAGGTGGAGGAAAACATCTTCAGCTTTGACTCCGGTGCGAAGGCTGCAGAGCTGGAACGCCAGTATCCGCTGCTGGAATCCATCCGCGTGGTGCGCGACTACCCCAACACCGTGGTGGTGCAGGTGACCGAAGCCACCCCCACCTATGCAGTGCAGGCGGGCAGCAGCTGGCTGACCCTTTCGGACAAGTTCAAGATCCTGTCCGCAGACCCCGCGCAGCCGGACGGGCTGTGCACTCTGTACGGCGGTGAAGCGACCACCGCCGCCCCGGGCGAGCAGCTGAGCTTTGCCGCACCGGAGGCCGACAGCACGGCCAGCACCAGTGCCGCATCCGACGGCAGTGCATCCGGCGTGGTGGACGAGGCCGACGCAAAGATGAGCGCGCTGGCGACCCTGCAGACCAAGCTGGACGAGTACGGCATGCGGAGCGACGTGACCCGCATTGAATTTGCGGACACCGAGCAGATCGCCTTTTTGTATCAGGACCGCATCAGCGTGCTGCTGGGGACGCTGAACGATCTGGATTATAAGCTGGACCGCGCCCGCTACATGCTGAACAACGAGGACGGCAAGGGCTGCGCGGCCACCGACACCGGGCGGCTGGACTTCAGCCATGTCAGTGCCGGCAGCACCCGCAAGATCTATTTTGCACAGGGCGACCCGGTCCTGCCCTCCGGCTATGTAGTGCCGGAAAAGGTGGAGCCGGAAACGCCGGAGGAGACTGCGGACAGCAGCCTGACCGACGAAGAGGCCCCGCAGGCCGCCCCGGCGGCGGACACCGCCCAGGAGGAGCCTGCATTGACCGACCCCGCCCGCATGACCGCCAACGAGGACGAGAACCCCATGTGA
- a CDS encoding UDP-N-acetylmuramoyl-L-alanyl-D-glutamate--2,6-diaminopimelate ligase — protein MKLEQLMEGVPYTLVQGSPETEINDIIYDSRKAAPGLLFVCIVGTQRDSHEFAADCAAKGVSALVIQHDIDLTAVPGVTVVKVESSRYAMALMSANLFGNPSRKMTMIGVTGTKGKTTTTHMIKSVLEAAGRKVGMIGTNGIYFMGQHKDTANTTPESYELQKTFREFLDAGCDTALMEVSSQGLMMDRVAGVHYNVGVFTNLSPDHIGPGEHKTFEEYRSWKGQLFQRCDVGVVNIDDENTEALLEGHTCKLVTYGRSEQADYRASGYELLRTHDFLGVKFHVTGKDEMDVKVNMPGEFSVYNALAALAVGKVLGLPDQAIHDGLGKCVVKGRVELVPISKKFTILLDYAHNEVSTESLLTTLRAYNPHRLVVVFGCGGNRSKLRRYGMGEICAKMADFSILTEDNNRFEKVEDILADIRVGMNKGNPEAKFVEIPDRLDALHYAVDHAQEGDLIAVIGKGHETYRDREGVKTPFLERELLEEYAQQKSLE, from the coding sequence ATGAAATTGGAACAACTGATGGAGGGTGTGCCTTACACGCTGGTGCAGGGCAGCCCGGAGACCGAGATCAACGACATCATCTATGACAGCCGCAAGGCGGCCCCGGGCCTGCTGTTCGTGTGCATCGTGGGCACCCAGCGCGACAGCCACGAGTTTGCCGCCGACTGCGCCGCCAAGGGCGTCAGCGCACTGGTCATCCAGCACGACATCGACCTGACCGCCGTGCCGGGCGTGACCGTGGTGAAGGTGGAAAGCAGCCGCTATGCCATGGCTCTGATGAGTGCCAACCTCTTTGGCAACCCCTCCCGCAAGATGACCATGATCGGCGTGACCGGCACCAAGGGCAAGACCACCACCACCCACATGATCAAGAGCGTGCTGGAAGCTGCCGGCCGCAAGGTGGGCATGATCGGCACCAACGGCATCTACTTTATGGGCCAGCATAAAGACACTGCCAACACCACCCCGGAGAGCTACGAGCTGCAAAAGACCTTCCGGGAGTTCCTGGATGCCGGCTGCGACACGGCCCTGATGGAGGTGTCCAGCCAGGGCCTGATGATGGACCGCGTGGCCGGTGTGCACTACAATGTGGGCGTGTTCACCAACCTTTCGCCGGACCACATCGGCCCCGGTGAGCACAAGACCTTTGAGGAATACCGCAGTTGGAAGGGTCAGCTGTTCCAGCGCTGTGATGTGGGTGTGGTGAACATCGACGACGAGAACACCGAAGCCCTGCTGGAGGGACACACCTGCAAGCTGGTGACCTATGGCCGCAGCGAGCAGGCCGATTACCGCGCCAGCGGCTACGAGCTGCTGCGCACCCACGATTTCCTGGGTGTGAAGTTCCACGTCACCGGCAAGGACGAGATGGACGTGAAGGTGAATATGCCCGGCGAGTTCAGCGTGTACAACGCACTGGCTGCGCTGGCCGTGGGCAAGGTGCTGGGCCTGCCGGATCAGGCCATCCACGACGGTCTGGGCAAGTGCGTGGTCAAGGGCCGGGTGGAGCTGGTGCCCATCAGCAAAAAGTTCACCATCCTGCTGGACTACGCCCACAACGAGGTGTCCACCGAGAGCCTGCTCACCACCCTGCGGGCCTACAACCCCCACCGTCTGGTGGTGGTGTTCGGCTGCGGCGGCAACCGCTCCAAGCTGCGCCGCTACGGCATGGGCGAGATCTGCGCCAAGATGGCCGATTTCTCCATCCTCACCGAGGACAACAACCGCTTTGAGAAGGTGGAGGACATCCTTGCGGATATCCGCGTGGGCATGAACAAGGGCAACCCGGAGGCAAAGTTCGTGGAGATCCCAGACCGGCTGGACGCCCTGCACTATGCCGTGGACCATGCCCAGGAGGGGGACCTGATCGCTGTCATCGGCAAGGGCCACGAGACCTACCGCGACCGCGAGGGCGTCAAGACCCCCTTCCTGGAACGGGAACTGCTGGAGGAATACGCCCAGCAGAAGAGCCTGGAATAA